A genomic window from Panthera tigris isolate Pti1 chromosome B4, P.tigris_Pti1_mat1.1, whole genome shotgun sequence includes:
- the LOC102964235 gene encoding myosin light polypeptide 6 isoform X1: MCDFTEDQTAEFKEAFQLFDRTGDGKILYSQCGDVMRALGQNPTNAEVLKVLGNPKSDEMNVKVLDFEHFLPMLQTVAKNKDQGTYEDYVEGLRVFDKEGNGTVMGAEIRHVLVTLGEKMTEEEVEMLVAGHEDSNGCINYEELVRMVLNG; this comes from the exons ATG TGTGACTTCACCGAGGATCAAACTGCAG AGTTCAAGGAAGCCTTCCAGTTGTTTGACCGAACAGGGGATGGCAAGATCCTGTACAGCCAATGCGGGGACGTAATGAGGGCCCTGGGCCAGAACCCCACCAACGCCGAGGTGCTCAAGGTCCTGGGGAATCCCAAGAGTGATG AGATGAATGTGAAGGTGCTGGACTTTGAACACTTCCTGCCCATGCTGCAGACTGTGGCCAAGAACAAGGACCAGGGCACCTACGAGGACTATGTCGAAGGCCTTCGGGTGTTTGACAAGGAAGGGAATGGCACCGTCATGGGTGCTGAAATCCGGCATGTCCTTGTCACACTGG gTGAGAAGATGACAGAGGAAGAAGTAGAGATGCTGGTGGCAGGACATGAGGACAGCAATGGTTGTATCAACTATGAAG AGCTCGTCCGCATGGTGCTGAATGGCTGA
- the LOC102964235 gene encoding myosin light polypeptide 6 isoform X2 gives MCDFTEDQTAEFKEAFQLFDRTGDGKILYSQCGDVMRALGQNPTNAEVLKVLGNPKSDEMNVKVLDFEHFLPMLQTVAKNKDQGTYEDYVEGLRVFDKEGNGTVMGAEIRHVLVTLGEKMTEEEVEMLVAGHEDSNGCINYEAFVRHILSG, from the exons ATG TGTGACTTCACCGAGGATCAAACTGCAG AGTTCAAGGAAGCCTTCCAGTTGTTTGACCGAACAGGGGATGGCAAGATCCTGTACAGCCAATGCGGGGACGTAATGAGGGCCCTGGGCCAGAACCCCACCAACGCCGAGGTGCTCAAGGTCCTGGGGAATCCCAAGAGTGATG AGATGAATGTGAAGGTGCTGGACTTTGAACACTTCCTGCCCATGCTGCAGACTGTGGCCAAGAACAAGGACCAGGGCACCTACGAGGACTATGTCGAAGGCCTTCGGGTGTTTGACAAGGAAGGGAATGGCACCGTCATGGGTGCTGAAATCCGGCATGTCCTTGTCACACTGG gTGAGAAGATGACAGAGGAAGAAGTAGAGATGCTGGTGGCAGGACATGAGGACAGCAATGGTTGTATCAACTATGAAG CATTTGTGAGGCATATCCTGTCGGGGTGA